The DNA sequence CAATCCTTCATCTGTGTCCATTGACGCCCTGTGGCCAAGAGCAGCTAGCTGGAGGTCCCACAGCCCTCAGAAGGAAGGGGCTGATCACTATGAAGGACACAGTGCGTCCATCCTTGGCCTGCGTCCATCCTTCGTCTGCATCCATTCTTTCTTCCTGTCCATTGACACCCTGTGGATAGGAGCAGCTTGCTGGAGGTCCCACAGCCCTCAGGAGGAAGGGACTGATGACCATTAAGGTCACAGTGCGTCCATCCTTCGTCTGTGTCCATCCTTCGTCTGTGTCCATCCTTTAGCAGTCTTTATGGTCATCAGTCCCTTCCTCCTGAGGGCTGTGGAGTCTTCAGCTGCTCTTGGCCACGGGGCGTAAACCTTTGCCTGCGTCAATCCTTTATCTGCATCCATCCTACATTGCCGTCCACTGATGCCCTGTGGCCTGGAGCAGCTGGCTGAAGGTCCCAAAGCCCCCAGGAGGAAGGGATGGATGATCATGAAGGCCATGGGCTGCCCATCTTTCGCCTGCGTCCATTCTGCGTTTGCGTCCATCCTTTGTCTGTGTCCATTGACGCCCCGTGGCCAGGAGCGGCAGGCTGAAGGTCCCATAGCACTCAGACGGAAGGGAATGATCACCATGACGGCCACGGTGCGTCTATTCTTGGCCTGCGTCCATCCTTCATCTGTGTCCATTGACACCCTGTGACCAAGAGCAGCTAGCTGGAGGTCCCACAGCCCTCAGAAGGAAGGGGCTGATCACCATGAAGGACACAGTGCGTCCATCCTTGGCCTGCATCCATCCTTCGTCTGCATCCATTCTTTCTTCCTGTCCATTGACACCCTGTGGATAGGAGCAGCTTGCTGGAGGTCCCACAGCCCTCAGGAGGAAGGGACTGATGACCATTTAAGGTTACAGTGCGTCCATCCTTCACCTGCATCCGTCCTTCGTCTTCGTCCATCCTTCAGTGTTCTTCATGGTCATCAGTCCCTTCCTCCTGAGGGCTGTGGGACCTTCAGGACTCTGCTCCTGGCCACAGGGCGTCAATCCTTCTTCCGCATCCATCCTTCAGTAGTCTTCATGATCATCAGTCCCTTCCTCCTGAGGGCTGTGGGACCTCCAGCCAGCCGCTGCTGGCCACAGGCTGTCATGGACAGGAAGAAAGAATGGACGCAGGCTAAGGATGGACGCACCGTGGCCTTGTGAGACCTCCAGCCTGCTGCTCCTGGCCACGGGACGTCAATGGACACAGACAAAGGATGGACGCAGGCCAAGGATAGATGCACTGTGGCCTTCATTGTGATCAGTCCCTTCCTTCTGAGGGCTCTGGGACCTCCAGCCTGCTGCTCCTGGCCACGGGACGTCAATGGACACAGACGAAAGATGGCGCAGATGCAGAATGGGCGCAGGCGAGGGATGGACGCAAAGGATGGACGCAGACGAAGGATGGACGCAGACGAAGGATGGAAGCAGACGAAGGATGAACGCAGATGAAGGATGGACGCCCCGTGGCCAGGAGCAGCTGGCTGGAGGTCCCACAGCCCTCAGGAGGAAGGGACTGATGACCATGAAGACTACTGAAGAATGGACACAGACGAAGGATGGACGCAGGCGAAGGATGGACGCAGACGAAGGATCGACGCAGACAAAGGATCGACGCAGACGAAGGATCGACGCAGACGAAGGATGGACACCCCGTGGCCAGTAGCAGCTGGCTGGAGGTCCCACAGCCCTCAGGAGGAagggactgatgaaaatgaagACTACTGAAGGGTCGACACTTACGAAGGATGGACGCATGGATGCAGGCGAAGGATGCACCGTGGCCTCAATGGTTATCTTTCTTTCTGTTAGTGTGTAACTCACTTTTTAACTCTTCCTTTGACCTCTTCTTGGATCAGAGCCTCGATAATGGCTTGCTCTGCCAGGAAGCAGTCGTCAGGCAGCTCTGGCATCAGCAACtggttcttctgttttctttgccGGCCATTTACTGAGCAGGAATCCCCCTGCTGGGCGATAATCAGCTTACCTGTCTTTACTTCTTAGAGCTTCTTTGGGTTCAGTTTTTTCTTCTGTAGATTGAAAAGATAAAGAATTATAAGTAAACTATGGCAATCATATTTTTCTGTGGTTACATACAACTAAAACGTCTTAGTATGAATGTTACAGACAACTTATAATGTTGTCACCATGAAGCTTTGATACATTCAAAGCTTCAAACATGGCTTACCTGGCTGAAACTGAAGAAGCCATTCTTGGTCTTTTTAGTTTTTCCAGCTTCATCTGTTGTTGCTGACACTGGATGAAGGCCACGGTGCGTTCATCCTTGGCCTGCGTCCATCCTTCTTTTGTGTCcagtctttctttctgtccatGGACGTCCTGTGGCCAGGAACAGCTGGCTGGAGGTCCCACAGCCCTCACAAGGAAGGGACTGATGACCACCACCtacagaaaaaatgtcagactTACCTTCTCTCCTGGAGTGTCCCCTTCCCTGTCCTTCCCCTTGTCCTACACCTGAACATACAGCCAAAACACTCACATTAAGTACATTGTGTTCAAACTGTCTTCTGGACCTAAGTGAAGGTGGTTGTTGTCTTACCTGTCTCTCGTAGATAAGGATGTAGGCAGATTTCCGACGCTGCTCACACACGGCTGCGCCTGTTGTTTCAGTGACCTCTGAGTCATTGTATGTCAGCCAGTGGTCAGCTGGCTCATCCAGACAGTCGTCTGGGTGGATGCCGTCACAAATGTAGTGTCCTAACAGGAAAGAGATTGTTGTTGAGACTTTAGGATGCAGTGGGGGTGATGTAGGTTTGTCACAATCATCATCAAAAAATGCTTTCACAATGTATACAAAACATAAAGTCTGCGGTCACAAGGGTTAGGCCATAAATAATAGCCTGGTCACACCAGTTACTGACGACTACAGAAGTTCCCATTAAGCCTTCAGTGAGTGATTATCTTACCTGATGTTGCACTGGTGCCGAGATGGCTGACTGCACTGACCAGACTGTAGCAGCCACCACCCTGAGAAGGAACACAGTTTAAAAATGTTAgcttcacacaaaaacaaaaaatcaacagCACATATTTACTTTGATATCAACCTGATGCTtgtgtttgttagtttgtcTTTACCAGTTTGGAGGACACCACCAGGTCCCTGTCCAGCATGACAGGGTCATGCACCTTCACCATCTGGTAGCTTGAGGTGAAGCGGAAGCGCTTCAGGTGCAAGATGAGCActctgtagaagaagaaaaaaagacagatggtTGAAAATCACCACTATACCCTaccactttcaataaaaagcataaaaatgccaaaaaaaataatctttaaaaaaaaaaaatatatatatatctatggagGATAGTAAAACCCAGTCTGAGAACCACTCAGGTGTTTGATCATTTATAATGGATATGATGTCACTCACCTTGGCAGGGTCTCGAAGGCCAACCTCTGTCCAGATGTTTTCCCTCCACATTCACATCTGTACTCCAGCTCCGTCTCCTATAGAACAGATACAACAGGCTGTGTGTTATAAACTAGTGAAGTACTAagaacaaacatacaaacagagcttgtgtgtgtgtgtgtgtgtgtgtgtgtgtgtttgtatgttagtgtatgtgtgtcttcTGTTAATGATAATAAGACTGAACAAGGACAGGTGGATCTTACCTTCAGGTACTCCTGGAGCATGTCGTCCACAGTTCCTCCAGGAACCAGATCCAGGGAAAGGttagtgaacacctcctgtctTTTTGACTGGACCCCGCACCTGCACATTAAAGGAACAACACATGTAGGAATACAGCCGAAGAGATCCAGAGAAGGCCTCCTGCTGGACCAGACCAGGGGCTTTTCTAGACCAGGTTATTTGGAAGACAATGTTTTTCTCTATGGGCTTACCTCTTGCATGTCCTGGTGTTTTCCAGCTTGAACACCAGGTGATTTTCTACAGGGCAGGTGTATCTTCTACTGTTGCAGGCTGCAATGTCCTGCAGCACAGGGGACAGACTCCTCATCTGGTCCAGGACCGTGGTCAGGAATTCATGAGCGTCctgaacacaaagaaacacaacaaagagGAGTTTATAAACCGAGGAGAAACTATCATAAGGAGGTGAAATAATGGAACATCAAACTAGATGACTCACTTTTTGCTGACAGTCTCTAAACTCAGGCGCCTGGACTGAGACTACCTCCTTAAAAGAGCACATGAGGGGTCTTTTGCTGTCGCTGGAGGCGCGGGCATCTCTGATTGCCATGAAGCTTCTGCAGAGTGTGAAAGAGAAGAGTTAGATCtcttattctgttttgttcttcAGATTGGTGCAAAAACCTGAtggctacgtgtgtgtgtgtgtgtgtgtgtgtgtgtgtgtgtgtgtgtgcagtaccTCAACAGTCGAGCCTCAGGGACTGAATTCCAAACGTCCTCCTGGCAGCTGATGTCCCTGACGAAGTTCTCGAGTGTCAGGAGACTCTGCAGGCTGGAGTTCATGTAGCAGCTCATCCCAATGTTTGGAaacctgacacacaaacacaacaggtcaaaacacatcaacatcaTCACTTCTTTACTCACCAATCACAAACTGGAGCTCATTTTTCACAATTCATGTCTTGAGACTTTAGTTCTAGTGCAGATGTACTCACCCAAAGCTGCTGATGGTAGAGGTGCTTCTCTTATCACCATCACTGAAATGGACAACACTTTTTGGGTTGCTAtcgagaaaaacacaaacacaaggtCAATAAACATGAcgacaaaataactgaaacttTTCACAGAATATCTTTAACCCCCATGTTGGACTGCAACATTTGAGTCAGCTCTTATCTGTTCAAAATATCCTTAAAAGCTGAacttttgtaacaaaaaatatttggagTGTATCGTCAATGATGGAGAGTTCGTGTTTAACTCACTTTTTAACTCTTTCTTTGACCTCTTCTTGGATCAGAGCCTCGATAATGGCTTGCTCTGCCAGGAAGCAGTCGTCGTGTATCTCTGGCAGCAGCAACTGGTTCTTGTGTTTTCTTGGCTGGCCGTTGACTGAGCAGGAATCCCCCTGCTGGGCGATGATCGGCTCCACCTGGTCTTTTTGTGACAACGAGCTCAACTTTTGCTGCTTAATTGTCTCTTTTGGTGCTTCAGGACGGCTGCTGTAAGAAACACAGTTTGTTGATTTATTATTGTGACATAGTACAagtgacagaaagacaaaatgctGCAAAACACTGGTTGTAATATGTTTCCATgagacaaatattcaaataaatatattttacaaacaATTCACAATGACCATGTGAAATCGCTTATTCAATATAGctccaatttgtgtctttcataTAATATGATTAAAGTCAGACAGATCTGACCTGacgaaaaaatgactaaatcttCCTTTATTGATATTGTTTTGGAGTGGAGGTAACTTTTAACTTACCTGTTAAATTGTTCCTCAGGCAGCACTTCGATGACCTCCGGCTCGGGAAATTTTGCCGACGACAAGTTCTCTTCCAATATTTCCAGCTCTGTGACAGACTGCACGTCCATGTCCTGACAAGAAAGTGAGCTCCGCTTTATCTCCTCGTTTGTCTCTTctggtgtttttctgcagctggagggaagaagagaaacatgtttagtttttgttatgaTCATGTTgcaggttatatatatatatatataaattatcatTACACTAAATccagacagaaaaaatactacATTTTAAGCTGCGGTgttgtcatttaaaaataaaataagcgtCATTACCTCCTCTGAAAAGTCTCCTGGTGTTCGGGGGCAGCAGCAGATGGAGAGACTCGTGTTCTTTTCTGTTGGAGGAAAAATAAATGCTCACGGttaaataatgcaaataaatagtaactgtatacttttttttattggtctAGATTAGTAACTGTGATTAATGTTCTGTGAAACATAccttacaacatttaaacagccGACGCCACCAACAGGTCTTCTTGGATGACTCAGTTGATTCTGTAGATTGATCGGTTACGTTGGTGTCACTGGCGTTGGAGAGAAACATGGTGAGGtatttcatattaaatgtaatgtttaagtcagacaataatttaaattaatttaaatgttgtggaacactgtttttttttgtcagtaattataaaaaaaaaagaaaaagtaaaaatatgagtgttgaaacacacaaatatattgaGGATAAAAGTTCTTACCTGTCTTTACATCTGGGAGCCTCTTTGGGTtcagttttcttcttctgtaaattgaaaagataaacaataataataagtaaactatggcaatattttttgtggttacataCAACTAAAACGTCTCAGTATGAATGTTACAGTCAACTTATAATGTTGTCACCATGAAGCTTTGACACGTTCTGTCAAACATAGCTTACCTGGCTGAAACTGCCAAGCCATTCTGAAAAGCCATTCTTGGTCTTTTTAGTTTTTCCAGCTTCAGCTGTTGTTGCTGACACTGGAGCAGAGGGGGCAGCAACACTGTTGGAACAGCGAAACACAATTAGATCATTTAAGCAAAGAATAAATCATTTAGCATGTGAAACAATTGTTTCAAGGGGTTAAGCCAT is a window from the Centropristis striata isolate RG_2023a ecotype Rhode Island chromosome 18, C.striata_1.0, whole genome shotgun sequence genome containing:
- the LOC131990652 gene encoding ubiquitin carboxyl-terminal hydrolase 26-like; translated protein: MFVLRALRLKKKIAPVEDFVADESKQHLSSHKSVAAPSAPVSATTAEAGKTKKTKNGFSEWLGSFSQKKKTEPKEAPRCKDSDTNVTDQSTESTESSKKTCWWRRLFKCCKKRTRVSPSAAAPEHQETFQRSCRKTPEETNEEIKRSSLSCQDMDVQSVTELEILEENLSSAKFPEPEVIEVLPEEQFNSSRPEAPKETIKQQKLSSLSQKDQVEPIIAQQGDSCSVNGQPRKHKNQLLLPEIHDDCFLAEQAIIEALIQEEVKERVKNNPKSVVHFSDGDKRSTSTISSFGFPNIGMSCYMNSSLQSLLTLENFVRDISCQEDVWNSVPEARLLRSFMAIRDARASSDSKRPLMCSFKEVVSVQAPEFRDCQQKDAHEFLTTVLDQMRSLSPVLQDIAACNSRRYTCPVENHLVFKLENTRTCKRCGVQSKRQEVFTNLSLDLVPGGTVDDMLQEYLKETELEYRCECGGKTSGQRLAFETLPRVLILHLKRFRFTSSYQMVKVHDPVMLDRDLVVSSKLGGGCYSLVSAVSHLGTSATSGHYICDGIHPDDCLDEPADHWLTYNDSEVTETTGAAVCEQRRKSAYILIYERQV